Within the Periplaneta americana isolate PAMFEO1 chromosome 6, P.americana_PAMFEO1_priV1, whole genome shotgun sequence genome, the region tgtagtctattcagtctattttcacgagaaatgaggggtattttgatctgtgttcattatagatgcctgttgctagtagccagagttggggtgtagtcaatatatactgcagggctgcgtcttctgcaactggtactgatgattttaatttacttcttttgcggtttatggatggacagtatagaagaatgtgttccagatcttcatcatgattattacaccacaggcaagtaggattatcacaaatgtgaaatcggtgtaggcacaattgagtgacaatgtgacctgttctggctcttgttaaaaatgtttgaacatgtctgggcaagtttttgtacatttccaggtcatttggtttcttttgtacaggctgtaaaatttttcctttgtcagaagagagccaattgttgatccataggtttgtaaaatgagactttattgaagcaaaagcattggatagagatatcacttgaagagatcttggttgcaaatatgttgcctgttttgcaatattatcgactttctcatttccaggtataccacaatgactaggtatacattgaaatgttatttccttttggagttcttttagtttacttagtaagtaacacttacttacaaagtaacactggatgaaatcTTACGTGATGATCCTGACACTGTTATGCAAGTTacagatgaaagttcagatgatagTGTTGTAGAGTTTGATGATGAAGTTTGTTACAGTGACAAGGATCCGGAATacatactggaatgaagttgcagcTGATGTGCCATGGGAGGCAAACTACAATTACATGTACATAACACCGCATGAAGATGATTAATGAAGCAATAGTGCAATGTCGGTAGAGGCAAAGGAAATGTCCACCACCAAACATAAATCAcactttgttcatcacaaattccatttggATCTGCATAGATTCCAATCGGGTTACGAGCGTGGAAAGCCGACACACTAGTCATTCAGCTAATGGTGtgctcatattattattaatgtaaaaagataatattttaatgcTGTGAGCGTTAACAAAAAAAGCTACCTCCTATATCAACAACATaaataccttaaaaaaaaaaaaaaaaaaacctgctgATTTGGCAACAATGAGTAGTAGTACGTTAACTCAGGATATTAAAGAATGGAACAATTTAGGCAGCTGGaatcttaatttaaaataaagagaaatgaggactaaactagcgctgaggtattcCCTTCGCAAGCCACTCATACCTAATGCATATATGAATCTGCgacaggtttggttagtttaggcttttgttatgtcttgcatatatatatatgatcaactgcatctcctcCCACTCCCAAAAACTTATAATTTCaatgattttcacttctgaaatcaCCGGAACTATCTCAGAGCTAGTTTCATCCTTTGTCCTTTTAGGACACCATGGTATCACAGTCAGATGCATTAGCAGAAGGTAGACATACATACAAGCTAGTGACATTCATTGTAGATTTTATGATAGAAACGATAACAACTCTACACACAGAGATCGTACAATTACACAAAGGCCCATAGGCTAAGCTAAACTAGTTTAGGTTAGCTTAGTGTAGATCTCGTAGGAAAGGAGGAGCAGGCCTTCTCTTGAAAATTTCATTGTTCTTATTCCCAACTATTCCACCTTAGTATTTAGAGTGAAACCATAATGGTTCATCAAGTGATGTCAAATTATATGCAAAACTGACAGTCGTTCTCAAAAACTATTGAAATAACACTACGTTAATCTTCCTATGTACTTAGTCCGTCTGTAACGTTCCTGTAGCATGGGCCATTGAACAAACACATCATCAGCAAACAGCAATAGTATCCTCCCGGATAGAGAAAGTGTCCTTACACGGCAAATACTCTCGACATACACTATTTTTGTATCAGTTATACAGAAAATTCTCATGATAAATGCCACAATACACACAGGTACACATGTTCCTGGACCATTGCATATTATGAGTTCAGGTCTTCCGAAACCCATAATCGGAATCGTTGCAAAGAGTGAAATGCATGTAGTAAGTACAGAGGTGATGTATGACTGACCAACATTGCGACTCCGAGGAATcttaaaaactttgtaactaacaCCTTTCTCACTCATTGTGAAGCAAGTCTCTTCCAAAGTGTAGATTTTAACTTCGCTTGAGGTATCATTTGAAGCCACTATATAAAGTCGCGGGGAAAAATGTACAGAGTTCAAACCTTGCAGTAA harbors:
- the Alg14 gene encoding UDP-N-acetylglucosamine transferase subunit ALG14; amino-acid sequence: MICFLLFVLLFSFGARLLYVLYCMRYSDREVVPRRYQSLKTAIIIGSGGHTAEMIRLLQGLNSVHFSPRLYIVASNDTSSEVKIYTLEETCFTMSEKGVSYKVFKIPRSRNVGQSYITSVLTTCISLFATIPIMGFGRPELIICNGPGTCVPVCIVAFIMRIFCITDTKIVYVESICRVRTLSLSGRILLLFADDVFVQWPMLQERYRRTKYIGRLT